The nucleotide sequence TGGCTCGCCAGCTGTGCCTGCCAGAGCAGCTCGGCAGCTTGAGCGGTGGGTAATGCCTGTGGCGAGAACTGCTCGGCCAGGGCCAGGCAGCCTGGATCCTCCTGAGTGTCGATCAAGTCAGGCAGTTGTGTGAGGAATGTCTGCACCTGTTCGAGGATGCCCTCCAGCGCCACGCTGGGCGATTGCACGCCAAACAGCAGGCCGGTTTGTCCGTTGATTTGTCGGATGCCGCTGAACACCGCGTAGCCCACTTGCTGTTCGACCCGCAGGCGCTGATAGAACGGTGCTTGCACCACATGTGCGAGCAGTCGCCAGGCGGCTTCGTCGGCCAGGCTTGGTGTCGGTGCCGGACAAAAGAGTAGCAAGGCGGCGTCGCTGGAATCGGTGCTCACTTCATGCCAGAGGTGTTGGCCGTGGAAGGACGGCGGGTGCTCGTCAAGCGTCGCCGATTGTCCCGGAAGACGCGCCGCCGCGTGCCGGATGGCCTGTTCACAAGCAGTCGGCAAACCCGCTGCAAGTCCTTGCCAGCGTGCGTTTGACCATACACCGGGCAGATCACCGAGATGCGCCGCAGTCATACCGGGCTGAACTCCGGCACAACAGACCGGCAGGGCCTTGAGCAACTCACGGAGCGCAATCATGGGCGCAGGGCGGGGCAGCGCTGTTTGCCAAAGCTGTTCGTCGGGCTGGACCAGGCTGCGAGCAAGCTGTTCCAGTATGGCCGGCATGGGTTCATGAAGCCCGCTCATTTTCAGCTGCCAGGCATTGCCGGATGCCTCGAAGGACAAGTCGACGCCTGCCTGACGGGCGTTTTCCCGCAACGGCCCCAAGGTGTGTGCCAGGCGCAGGAAGAAATCTGTTTGCAGCGGCGAATCCAGCTGCCAGCGCAGGTAAAGCGCGCCTTCGTCGATGTCATCCGGCAGAGCGTGGCTGAAAGTCAGGGCAGTCAGCTCCCGTCTGCCGCGCGAGCGGTCCTGGGCAAAGGTCCGCAGGCCGCGATGGGCGCTGGTTTGGCCGCGAATCAGACCTGTACGCTCCGCTCTGGCGGGCGGTTGCAAAAATGGGTTGTCGGGTGGGAGCTGCCAACTGATTGTGGCGGGCGCCAGGTGCAGTGCGTTGAGCAATGCCTTGAGCGCGTGGCAATGCTGGTCGGACAGTTGCGGTGCGAGGTTTTCCGTGGCGTGACGCGCCAATGCGAGGGCGCCGCGGATCTGTTGCTGGCGACTGACCAACCGTTGGTATTCGGTCCGCAAGGCACGCCAGTCGCAATGTGTGAAAAAGCTGAGCCAGTCGTACAAAAGTGCTTCGATCTGTGTGGCCTGTTGCGCGCCGTTGGCCCCCAAGGTGAAGTCAATATCCAACAGTGCCTGCCCGGAGAACTGGTACAGCACCTTTGCTTCCAGCGCCGTCACCCATTGTCTGGCCTTCAGTTCGGCAAACAGTCCACCCGGGGCCGAGGCATTGAGCCAGGTACAGAGAAAGTCCAGCGCTTCACGGGGCGCATTGCAGGCAATGAGCTGGTGCAGATGCTGTGTGTCCGCATATTGGAAGCTCGATTTATCACCGTTCATCAACGCCGGTGGCGTTTCCTGAGGGCGTAGCGGCCCGGACCGCAGGCCTACGCTGAACTGCTCGGCCAGCGCCTGCAGTGCTTCCAGAGATTGCGGACCGGCAAGGCTCAAGGTCATTTGCCCGCTCTGATAGAAACCTTCATAAAAATCATGCAGCGCCTGCTGAAAATCCTCACGCGGGACCGGCAAGCTGTCGCGATTGCCAGCGTGAAAGCCACGCAGCGGATGATTGGCCGCCAAGCCTTCCAACACCGTCCGTTGGTGTTGCGCCTGGGCATCCTGGGACCAGGCGATGAATTCCGCCTGCAGCACTTCACGCTCCCGCATCTGATCGTCCAGCGCCAGGCGCGGATGAGTCAGCATATCGCCCAGGCGTTCCAGCGCAGCGCTGAAGGCTGAGGTGGGCACTTCAAAGAAAAAGTCGGTCGTGCGTTCGCGAGTGCTGGCATTGACCTGTCCGCCATGGCGTTGCACGTAGGCCATCAGCCCTTGATTCGTCGCAAAGCGCTCGGTACCGAGAAACAACAGATGTTCAAGAAAGTGCGCCAGCCCCGGCCAGGCCAATGGCACGTCATGGCTGCCGGCAGCGACCCTCAAGGCCGCCGCGCAGCGCTTGAGGCGTGGCGCATGGTGCAGGAAAACCTGCAGGCCGTTGGCCAGGGTCAGGTGCAGGAAATGAGGGTGGGCCGGCGCAGGCATGAGCACTTCCGAAAGGTAGGAAGTGCCTATGCTAGCAAACCCGCCGGATCAGGGCTTGTGAAGCGCGCTGTAGAGCTCGGGTCGCCGGTCTTGCAGGTAGTGATTGGCGGCGCGGGCGAGAAGGATCGATTGGTGTTCCAGGGTCCCGATTATCAAGGCTTCATCCCGCCCAGCCAGGGCGATGCGATCCCCATTGGGCGCGGCAATGCTGCTTTGTCCACAATATTGAATCTCGCCTTCGTGCCCGCAGTAATTGGCGTAGGCCACGTAGCACTGGTTTTCAAAGGCCCGTGCCCGCACGGTGACCTCGGCGACAAAGTCGAACGGCACCATATTGGCGGTCGGCACCAGGATCAATTGCGCGCCGGCCAGGGCCAGGCGTCGGGCATTTTCCGGAAACTCCAGGTCGTAGCAGATCAGACAGCCGAGCTTCCAGCCGTTCAGCTCGACAATGGGGAGCTCGTCGTCGCCGGCACTGAACATCGAATGATCAAGATCGCCGAACAGGTGCGTCTTGCGGTAGTTGCACAGGCGTTGGCCGTTGGCGTCGATCAACTGCACGGCGTTGTAGATCTGCCCATCCTCGGCCCGTTCCGGGTAGCCGTAGAGAATCGCCAAGCCACAGCTTTGCGCCAGATTGGCAATGTACTGCGCGGATTCGCCATCCTGGGCTTCAGCCAGGGCACCCACCGCCTCGAAACCGATGTTGTAGCCGGTCAGGAACATCTCCGGCAATACCAGCAAATCGACGTCGCCGGCCTCCAGTGCTATCTGGTGCAGGCGCGTGAGATTAGCCTCCACGTCCAGCGGCAACGGCGGACATTGGTACAGGGCGACACGCATGGCTTGGCTCCTTATTCGGCCAGGGCAATTGGCCCGATGTCGTCGAACACATCGCCTGGCCCTGGGTTCTCTGGGTGAGTGCTGCCGCCAAAGTGGGTCATGATTCCCCACACCGCGTTCAGCGAGGTCTGCACCGCGCCTTCGACCCATGCCGGGGTCCAGGACACGTCGTCACCGGCGATGAAAATCCCCCGTTGCTCCGCCGGCATGTCCTTTTGCATGAAGTGCGCGTACATCCGTTGGTTATAGCGGTAGTGGCCCGGCAATGCACCTTTGAACGCCCCGAGAAAGTGCGGATCGGCTTCCCAGGATACGGTGATCGGGTCGCCAATGATGCGCGCCGCAATATCGACTTTCGGGTAGATCTTTTTCAGTGCGTCGAGGGCCAGTTTTACGCGCTTTTCGATGGGTTGCGGCAGCATCTTCAGGGCGTCGCTCATCCACGAGTAGGACAGGCAGATGACGCCCGGCTTGTCGTCGCCGTTATCGAACAGGTAGGTGCCACGGGTCAAGCGGTCGGTGAGGGTCATGCTCATTAGGTCGCGGCCGGTTTCGGGGTCTTTGTCTTTCCAGAATGGCCGGTCGACCATGACGAAAGTCTTCGAGGATTGCATATAGCGCGTGCGGTCCAGGGCCATCCACATCTTCTGCGAGAACAGGGTTTCGTCGCATTCGATCTGGGTGGTCAGCAGCCAGCTCTGGCAGGTGGTCAGGACTGCCGCGTATTCCCGGGTGTCGCCGTAGTTGTCGGTCACTGCGAAACGGCCATCGGCGGCGTGGGCAATCCGCTTGACCCCGGCCCGCGGTGCGCCATGGTGCAGCGAACTCAGGCTGGTGCCTTGCGGCCAATGCGCGCAGCGCTCCGGCACGTGGCGCCAGATGCCCATGGGCACTTGCGCCACACCGCCCACCACCAGGTGCTGGTGATCATCGCAATTGGTCATCACCACGCGGAAGATCTCCAGCATCGAGTTGGGAAAGTCCGAGTCCCAGCCGCCGGTGCCGAACCCCACTTGACCGAACACTTCGCGGTGATGGAACGACAGTTTGGCGAAGGCTTTCGAGGTGGCGACAAAATCGTAAAAGGTGCGGTCGTCCCACAACGGAACCAGCTTGTTCCACAGCTCTTTGAGGCGCGGTACGTCGCGGTCGCGGATTGCTTGCTGGATATCGCCGAATTGCGAGCCGGCTTCCAGGGCGTCGGCCCAGGCGTCAGCCACTTCCTGAAACAGCGCGGGAAGATCGGATAGTTTCTGTGCGTAGTGGGTTTGGCCCTCCAGGTCGATCACGGTGCTGCCGGATGCCGGGGTCAGCGGATTGGGGAAAGGCCGGGTCTCAAGACCCAGTTTGTCCACATAATGGTAGAACGCCGTGGAGGACACAGGGAAACGCATGCCGCCGAGTTCCGCGATGATGCCGTCAGCGCCTTCAAAGGTCTGTGAACGCAGGCGACCGCCCATTTTCGAGGCTTCGTACACCACGGGCTTGAGGCCGAGTTTCATCAACTCATAGGCCGCCACCAGTCCGGCGATCCCGGCACCGACAATCGCCACTTCCGCGCCATGTTTGGCGGCGGGAATACTGCCCAGCCCGGCAGGGTGTTCGATCCAGTCATCGAAGGCGAACGGGAAGTCCGGGCCGAAGATGGTGATGGGTTTTTTACCATCTGCAGGGTGGCGATTGGTTTTGCTGATGGTGCTGGAAGGAATGCTCATGGCTGACCTTGCTGACGACTCGGCGGGAAATGGCCCGTGGAGTATAGGAAAAGATGGCAGCCAGTTTAGGGAGCGTCTTGTTCGTTAATAAGACGCAAAGTGTTGTCGAAATGAATTGTTTTTAGTCAGAGTGACGAAGCTATCGGTCAAATTGGTTGTCCACGATCCAATTTGTTACTGAGGATGATCGAAGTGGTGGTTTTTTCCACGCCATCGACACTGCCGATCTGGTCCAGCAGTTGATCCAGCTGTTCCGGCGAATCGGTGCGCAACCAGGCCACATAATCAAACTCGCCGCTGACCGCGCACAGCTGCTGAACCTGGGCCATGGCACTGAGACGCCGCAGCACTTCCTTGCCCGAGCGCGGTTGTACGGTGATCCCCACATACGCCTGCAACCCGCCATCCACCACGCGCTGCCCGAGGCGCACGCCATAGCCGGTGATGACCTGGGTTTTTTCCAGGCGTGCCAGGCGAGATGTCACCGTGGTACGGGCGATGCCCAACTGCCGGGCAAGCATGGCGACGCTTTCGCGGGCGTTGATCTGCAAGGCAGCGATCAACTGCCGGTCGATTTCATCAAGGACGGGAGGGCGGTTGACGGACAAGTTGGTCTCCGACGCGGGCGGCAATGAGGGAGCATGTTACAGGCTCATGCGTGCTGCTGCTGGATCTCACGCATATATAGGTGTAAAGCTTTAAAACCGGTTTGTGTGGCGCCTATGTACCTGCCAGGGATCTGGATGGGGTGTATTTCTGCCAATGCTTTTTTGTGCATTGGATACGGTCAAGGTGCTAAGAAGAAAAAGTTCTGAGGAAGATCCTTATGGTCGAATGGCTGTTTTCCGGTATAGGGGCGACTCTCCTATCCGATTGGTTAAAAGAGCGTAGAAGTCGAAAGCAAAACCTGCCTTGCCCGCAAGACATGCGGCCGCTTGTACTGGAGGACTCTTCATATGCGTTGGCGGTCGGAGAAAAAATAAGCTTCATACGCACCGATATCTTGAATTTGAGCTTGAGGCAGCTAAGTGAAATCTTAGAGATTAAAAAGGTTTCTGATCTCGAAAAGTATGAGTCAGGTGTCGAAGAGTTTCCCCTTCCACTCTTGAAGAAATTTGAAGCATGTTTTTCTGTCAGACCAGCGTATCTGGATGGGGTCAGTGAAAGCATTTTTTCGAGTTTTCACTTGTGTGAGTTTGAAGTTGAACGCTACCTCTCGCAAGGTTATAACCCCGTTGTGCTCTGCTGTCCTGACGAGAGAAGTGAGCTATTTTGTAAAATTGCTTTTGAGAGAAGTGAAGGTGCGTTTTCGAAAATCGTAATTGGAGATTTGTTGTGCTCGTTTGCTTCTAGCGGCGGCGGCCAGATAAATATTCAAATATTAATCCAGGCTTTATTGAGGCGAGGCGCTTCTTATAAGGATGTAAGGGTCTTAAAGGTTACGCGCCGTGCCTGGGAACTGATGCGGCGTGGAACTTACTATAATCAGGATGAATTTCATCGGTGTACGGACTGGGAATGCCAAGAGGTATTCGCCAGGTGGTTTAGCGAAAGCGAAGCGTCCAATAAACGCTGGGGCTTAAGGTTGTCGGAGAAATAATTTGGGGGATGCCACAAAAGTAATAAGAAAGGGCTGGCACATTTTTCAAGCAGAAAAATCCGCTCTTCTTTCGCGGTCCATTTTTCGAATTTTATAAGTTTTAGGGGTTGTGATAAGTTTACCTAAAGAAAAAGCGTTTTTATTGAGGTGGCTACCGTTGCCAGGTTAGAGAGTATGTTGCTTTTTTGTTCGAGTTTCCTGATTTGGTTTATTGCTTCGGCGTCGGCATCTTCTTTTATAAGGTCAGGGCTTCCATCAGACGATGGTGGCGGGCGGTTGATGTCAAGGTCGAGATCGGGTGATGGGGTTCGCGTGTAGCGAGACTTCGATTGAGTAAACAAGCTCTCTGGAATCGTGTCGTAGTTTTCAGACTGCTCCATCGAAATCAGTTTCTCGATGATGTCTATTTCAGAGTCAATTCTTATGGCAATGGATGCGAATGTCGTAAAGCTTATATTGTCAGCGATTATTTTTGAGCGCCAGTTATACTGATCTACTATGTTGTTGTATGGGTATAGCAAGTCGAAACCTAACCGGATCATGCGGTTTTGCGCACTTGATCCTAACGCTATAAGGCATGCTTGGGCCTCTGTCGCCAGCTCGCACGCCCGTGGATCACCAAAACCTGAGTGCTCCGTGATGGGCTGCTTCGTCGGGTAGGTGCTCAATAATAATTTGAAATATTCGTCATGTGCCAGTTTGAGCTTTTT is from Pseudomonas mucidolens and encodes:
- the pqqF gene encoding pyrroloquinoline quinone biosynthesis protein PqqF, translating into MPAPAHPHFLHLTLANGLQVFLHHAPRLKRCAAALRVAAGSHDVPLAWPGLAHFLEHLLFLGTERFATNQGLMAYVQRHGGQVNASTRERTTDFFFEVPTSAFSAALERLGDMLTHPRLALDDQMREREVLQAEFIAWSQDAQAQHQRTVLEGLAANHPLRGFHAGNRDSLPVPREDFQQALHDFYEGFYQSGQMTLSLAGPQSLEALQALAEQFSVGLRSGPLRPQETPPALMNGDKSSFQYADTQHLHQLIACNAPREALDFLCTWLNASAPGGLFAELKARQWVTALEAKVLYQFSGQALLDIDFTLGANGAQQATQIEALLYDWLSFFTHCDWRALRTEYQRLVSRQQQIRGALALARHATENLAPQLSDQHCHALKALLNALHLAPATISWQLPPDNPFLQPPARAERTGLIRGQTSAHRGLRTFAQDRSRGRRELTALTFSHALPDDIDEGALYLRWQLDSPLQTDFFLRLAHTLGPLRENARQAGVDLSFEASGNAWQLKMSGLHEPMPAILEQLARSLVQPDEQLWQTALPRPAPMIALRELLKALPVCCAGVQPGMTAAHLGDLPGVWSNARWQGLAAGLPTACEQAIRHAAARLPGQSATLDEHPPSFHGQHLWHEVSTDSSDAALLLFCPAPTPSLADEAAWRLLAHVVQAPFYQRLRVEQQVGYAVFSGIRQINGQTGLLFGVQSPSVALEGILEQVQTFLTQLPDLIDTQEDPGCLALAEQFSPQALPTAQAAELLWQAQLASHRSDYLEQLQQLIKTCSREDLLNAAQSLNQAAGGWRCVANGAPVTGAWLPAG
- a CDS encoding flavin monoamine oxidase family protein yields the protein MSKTNRHPADGKKPITIFGPDFPFAFDDWIEHPAGLGSIPAAKHGAEVAIVGAGIAGLVAAYELMKLGLKPVVYEASKMGGRLRSQTFEGADGIIAELGGMRFPVSSTAFYHYVDKLGLETRPFPNPLTPASGSTVIDLEGQTHYAQKLSDLPALFQEVADAWADALEAGSQFGDIQQAIRDRDVPRLKELWNKLVPLWDDRTFYDFVATSKAFAKLSFHHREVFGQVGFGTGGWDSDFPNSMLEIFRVVMTNCDDHQHLVVGGVAQVPMGIWRHVPERCAHWPQGTSLSSLHHGAPRAGVKRIAHAADGRFAVTDNYGDTREYAAVLTTCQSWLLTTQIECDETLFSQKMWMALDRTRYMQSSKTFVMVDRPFWKDKDPETGRDLMSMTLTDRLTRGTYLFDNGDDKPGVICLSYSWMSDALKMLPQPIEKRVKLALDALKKIYPKVDIAARIIGDPITVSWEADPHFLGAFKGALPGHYRYNQRMYAHFMQKDMPAEQRGIFIAGDDVSWTPAWVEGAVQTSLNAVWGIMTHFGGSTHPENPGPGDVFDDIGPIALAE
- a CDS encoding carbon-nitrogen hydrolase family protein, coding for MRVALYQCPPLPLDVEANLTRLHQIALEAGDVDLLVLPEMFLTGYNIGFEAVGALAEAQDGESAQYIANLAQSCGLAILYGYPERAEDGQIYNAVQLIDANGQRLCNYRKTHLFGDLDHSMFSAGDDELPIVELNGWKLGCLICYDLEFPENARRLALAGAQLILVPTANMVPFDFVAEVTVRARAFENQCYVAYANYCGHEGEIQYCGQSSIAAPNGDRIALAGRDEALIIGTLEHQSILLARAANHYLQDRRPELYSALHKP
- a CDS encoding helix-turn-helix transcriptional regulator, translating into MVEWLFSGIGATLLSDWLKERRSRKQNLPCPQDMRPLVLEDSSYALAVGEKISFIRTDILNLSLRQLSEILEIKKVSDLEKYESGVEEFPLPLLKKFEACFSVRPAYLDGVSESIFSSFHLCEFEVERYLSQGYNPVVLCCPDERSELFCKIAFERSEGAFSKIVIGDLLCSFASSGGGQINIQILIQALLRRGASYKDVRVLKVTRRAWELMRRGTYYNQDEFHRCTDWECQEVFARWFSESEASNKRWGLRLSEK
- a CDS encoding Lrp/AsnC family transcriptional regulator, producing MSVNRPPVLDEIDRQLIAALQINARESVAMLARQLGIARTTVTSRLARLEKTQVITGYGVRLGQRVVDGGLQAYVGITVQPRSGKEVLRRLSAMAQVQQLCAVSGEFDYVAWLRTDSPEQLDQLLDQIGSVDGVEKTTTSIILSNKLDRGQPI